One Pygocentrus nattereri isolate fPygNat1 chromosome 23, fPygNat1.pri, whole genome shotgun sequence genomic window carries:
- the LOC119262242 gene encoding histone H1-like has product MAEAAPAPAAAAPAKAPKKKRAAPPKKAGPSVGELIVKAVSQSKERSGVSLAALKKALAAGGYDVDKNKSRVKIAVKSLVTKGTLVQTKGTGASGSFKLNKKQAEPKKKVAKKAAPKAKKAVAKKPAAAKKPKKVAAKKPAAAKKSPKKAKKPAAAKKVAKSPKKAKKPAAPKKAAKSPKKAKVVKPKATKPKAAKKAAPKKK; this is encoded by the coding sequence ATGGCAGAAGCCGCTCCTGCTCCAGCCGCCGCCGCGCCGGCCAAAGCTCCCAAGAAGAAGCGCGCCGCCCCGCCCAAGAAAGCCGGCCCCAGCGTCGGCGAGCTCATCGTCAAGGCTGTTTCGCAGTCTAAGGAGAGGAGCGGCGTGTCTCTCGCCGCCCTCAAGAAAGCTCTGGCTGCCGGCGGTTACGACGTGGACAAGAACAAGTCCCGCGTCAAGATCGCCGTCAAGAGCCTCGTGACGAAGGGCACTCTGGTGCAGACCAAAGGCACCGGCGCCTCGGGCTCCTTCAAGCTCAACAAGAAACAAGCCGAGCCCAAGAAGAAGGTGGCAAAGAAAGCGGCTCCAAAGGCCAAGAAGGCGGTCGCTAAAAAGCCCGCCGCTGCTAAGAAGCCCAAGAAGGTAGCAGCGAAGAAGCCCGCAGCTGCCAAGAAATCGCCGAAGAAAGCCAAGAAACCGGCGGCCGCCAAGAAAGTCGCCAAGTCTCCCAAGAAAGCTAAGAAGCCCGCGGCCCCGAAGAAGGCGGCCAAGAGCCCGAAGAAAGCGAAGGTGGTCAAACCCAAAGCTACCAAGCCCAAGGCGGCGAAAAAGGCCGCCCCCAAGAAGAAGTAA